The Siniperca chuatsi isolate FFG_IHB_CAS linkage group LG7, ASM2008510v1, whole genome shotgun sequence genome includes a window with the following:
- the aqp11 gene encoding aquaporin-11 — MTADVAVSLALLAGIVALSDATRRLLTRALADTGLSVYAVELVSTFQLCCCTHELKLLSEVGGIEPRLALTLTYLASVVHGLTFSGAIGNPSSALEQAYHAKFSGRCALRRIGCQFAAAAAARAAVQVIWGIGLSGLHVRHKLLGYRCVSPIHAPLPKAVAVELACAFAVQTAITHTRSVEEKYRVHAVAAVIATVVYAGGSVTGAVFNPALAFSTQFPCSGNSFLEYCLVYWLGPLLGMMSSVLLFDKLVPSLSRKSPSLHLPLDTKKRT, encoded by the exons ATGACTGCAGACGTGGCGGTGTCTCTGGCGTTGCTCGCGGGGATTGTCGCACTGAGCGATGCGACCCGCAGGTTGTTGACCAGGGCCCTCGCGGACACCGGGCTCTCTGTGTACGCGGTGGAGCTCGTATCCACCTTCCAGCTGTGCTGCTGCACGCACGAGCTAAAGCTGCTGTCCGAGGTAGGCGGGATCGAGCCTCGACTCGCGCTCACCTTGACGTACCTGGCGTCCGTGGTCCACGGGCTCACCTTCAGCGGGGCCATCGGGAACCCCTCCAGTGCGCTCGAGCAGGCGTACCACGCGAAGTTCTCCGGCCGGTGCGCCCTGCGGCGGATCGGGTGCCAGTTCGCTGCGGCCGCCGCTGCGCGAGCCGCGGTGCAGGTAATCTGGGGTATCGGGTTGTCGGGACTGCACGTGCGGCATAAGCTGCTCGGTTACCGATGCGTCAGCCCCATTCACGCACCCCTGCCCAAGGCCGTGGCCGTGGAACTCGCGTGCGCCTTTGCAGTTCAGACTGCTATTACGCACACGCGATCGGTGGAGGAGAAATACCGCGTGCACGCGGTAGCTGCGGTCATTGCAACAGTGGTTTATGCAG gtggcAGCGTGACAGGAGCTGTGTTTAACCCGGCGTTGGCCTTCTCCACACAGTTCCCCTGCAGTGGAAACTCCTTCCTGGAGTACTGCCTGGTCTACTGGCTGGGCCCGCTGCTGG GTATGATGAGCTCAGTGCTTCTGTTTGATAAACTCGTCCCTTCGCTGTCGAGGAAATCACCGTCTCTCCATCTTCCCCTGGACACCAAGAAGAGGACATGA